The Quercus robur chromosome 7, dhQueRobu3.1, whole genome shotgun sequence genome has a segment encoding these proteins:
- the LOC126692524 gene encoding CBL-interacting protein kinase 2-like, with the protein MEDKVTVLMQRYELGRQLGQGTFAKVYHARNLKTGMSAAIKVIDKEKILKVGMVEQIKREISSMSMIKHPNVVELYEVMASKTKIYFVMEYAKGGELFSKVAKGKLKEDAARRYFQQLISAVDYCHSRGVCHRDLKPENLLLDENGNLKVSDFGLSALAESKHQDGLLHTTCGTPAYVAPEVINRKGYDGSKADIWSCGVILYVLLAGYLPFHDSNLMEMYRKIGKGDFKFPNWFGPEVRRLLSKILDPNPNTRISIAKIMDNSWFRRGLPPKPRIIQSEVKEPTPIDVDAVFGPNESSSSSTESKQELAKPSNLNAFDIISLSAGFDLSGLFEETEQKKEVRFTSNKPSSIILSKLEEIAKRLRLKVKKKDVGLLKMEGSKAGRKGLLGIDAEIFEITPHFHMVEMKKSSGDTLEYKKMLKQDIRPALKDIVWTWQGEQQQQQTQPQQQQEEVDQQPANVLLPLAVSPLDS; encoded by the coding sequence ATGGAAGACAAAGTGACTGTATTGATGCAACGGTATGAATTAGGGAGACAATTGGGCCAAGGTACCTTTGCCAAGGTTTACCATGCAAGGAACCTTAAAACTGGCATGAGTGCGGCCATTAAGGTAATCGATAAAGAGAAAATCTTGAAGGTTGGGATGGTTGAACAGATTAAGCGGGAAATTTCTAGCATGAGTATGATCAAGCATCCAAACGTGGTGGAGCTTTATGAGGTTATGGCCAGCAAAACTAAGATTTACTTTGTTATGGAGTATGCCAAGGGTGGTGAGCTTTTCAGCAAGGTAGCCAAAGGAAAGCTCAAGGAGGATGCTGCTAGAAGATATTTCCAACAACTGATCAGTGCTGTTGATTATTGCCACAGTCGAGGTGTGTGTCATCGAGATTTGAAGCCAGAAAACCTACTGTTGGATGAGAATGGAAATCTAAAAGTTTCAGATTTTGGATTGAGTGCCCTTGCTGAATCTAAGCATCAAGATGGGTTGCTCCATACAACCTGTGGGACTCCTGCATATGTTGCTCCAGAAGTAATTAACAGAAAAGGCTATGATGGATCCAAAGCTGATATTTGGTCATGTGGGGTGATTTTATATGTTCTGTTGGCTGGTTATCTTCCATTCCATGATTCAAATCTGATGGAAATGTATAGGAAGATTGGTAAGGGTGACTTTAAATTCCCTAACTGGTTTGGCCCCGAGGTGAGAAGGTTGTTGTCGAAGATCTTGGATCCAAACCCAAATACAAGGATATCCATTGCCAAGATAATGGATAATTCTTGGTTTCGAAGGGGGTTACCGCCCAAACCCCGAATTATTCAATCAGAAGTGAAAGAACCTACCCCTATAGATGTTGATGCAGTTTTTGGACCAAATGAGAGTAGCAGTTCCAGCACCGAGTCAAAGCAAGAATTGGCAAAGCCTTCTAATTTGAATGCATTTGATATCATCTCTCTGTCGGCAGGCTTTGATTTGTCTGGTTTGTTTGAGGAGACTGAACAGAAGAAAGAAGTGCGATTCACATCCAACAAACCTTCCTCAATCATATTATCTAAGCTGGAAGAGATTGCCAAGCGATTGAGACtgaaagtgaaaaagaaagatgTAGGATTGTTGAAAATGGAGGGGTCTAAGGCTGGAAGGAAAGGGCTCTTGGGAATTGATGCCGAGATCTTTGAGATCACCCCACATTTCCATATGGTGGAGATGAAAAAGTCGAGTGGAGATACGCTGGAGtacaaaaaaatgttgaaaCAGGACATAAGACCAGCACTCAAGGACATTGTTTGGACCTGGCAAGgagagcagcagcagcagcagacGCAGCCACAGCAGCAACAAGAAGAAGTAGACCAACAACCTGCCAATGTTCTTTTGCCGCTAGCTGTATCTCCTCTGGATTCATAG
- the LOC126692525 gene encoding uncharacterized protein LOC126692525 translates to MCILCVIQKWSRRVATMLPWLVIPLIGLWALSQLLPPAFRFEITSPRLACVFVLLVTLFWYEILMPQLSAWRVRRNARLRERKRFEAIELQKLRKTATRRCRNCLTPYRDQNPGGGRFMCSYCGHISKRPVLDLPVPPGMGNSGIIKDLVGKGGKILNGKAWSENGWMCGQDWMENGNWGGGSVSGKSSYWMMNGNGVFGGDENCLAEKSYSGVVIFGWKLLTSFFFSIRWLWRKIFRISSSEDSLNDAEHGILAKKGENGVSYNESKGEKARRKAEEKRQARLERELLEEEERKQREEVARLVEERRRLRDEKIEAEKDHGKTSPPVREKDSKKEAEKKRQERRKDRDKDKGSSKSNSDAEELEKRAGKESERKRELDKKFEIDRREHQKSGMENVKGQSMETGHGMKNISANSFIRGNSGTRYLDRMRGTFLSSSKAFTGGNLFGKGANTPATFTKEYKSNSSVDHVHTFPHKRDSFPPDRVAGKLSTNGDDKNICRPVLSEPQPRPTLKKSWQQLFTRSSSVAPSSNPSVISRPNTKFQTEVQSPQLSSQTLLARPYDNPINFGLPSPFTLSTYPYDSTITSLGFPRAIDPTFPRIGEGPREFICEEPEHFEDPCYEPDPIALIGPVSESLNNFQNDRHCSATDKGFENPRGLKNLSALSEVNKPSPIESPMSREKHNNSNWFPSTPKAHDMHSFAVDDAIPNETGTWQMWNSSPLGQDGLGLVGGNASWLLPPERNRSNKEDFVHPSSQKNMASLFTNEDHVLSGTHSPHNIFLGNGQNGVPFNPVTSSSDNEPWLHSGGFFPPLSGSGNHFAPKAQEETQNDLVYGSPGSGANNPFEPSPANCWSKKEWAVQGSGEGVGTATVTRPHIGGLFPNKDVQSLW, encoded by the exons ATGTGTATACTCTGTGTGATTCAGAAGTGGTCTCGCCGGGTCGCCACGATGCTGCCTTGGTTAGTTATTCCACTCATAGGTCTATGGGCTCTATCTCAGCTTTTACCACCTGCATTTCGGTTTGAGATTACGTCGCCGAGGCTTGCCTGTGTGTTTGTATTGTTGGTTACGCTGTTTTGGTATGAGATTTTGATGCCCCAGCTGTCAGCTTGGCGGGTACGAAGGAATGCCCGGTTAAGGGAGAGGAAGAGGTTTGAAGCGATAGAATTGCAGAAGCTGAGGAAAACGGCAACAAGGAGGTGCAGAAACTGCTTGACTCCGTATAGGGATCAGAATCCTGGTGGGGGTCGGTTTATGTGTTCGTATTGTGGGCATATATCAAAGAGGCCGGTTTTGGACTTGCCTGTACCGCCTGGTATGGGAAATAGTGGGATCATTAAGGATTTGGTTGGAAAAGGTGGGAAGATATTGAATGGTAAGGCCTGGTCGGAGAATGGGTGGATGTGTGGTCAGGATTGGATGGAGAATGGGAATTGGGGTGGTGGGTCTGTTTCGGGAAAGTCTAGTTATTGGATGATGAATGGGAATGGTGTATTTGGAGGAGATGAGAATTGTTTGGCGGAGAAGTCTTACTCTGGAGTTGTTATTTTTGGGTGGAAGCTGCtgacttcttttttctttagcattAGGTGGCTTTGGAGAAAGATTTTTAGGATTAGTTCATCGGAAGATAGTTTGAATGATGCTGAGCATGGTATATTGGCTAAGAAGGGTGAAAATGGGGTTAGCTATAACGAAAGTAAAGGAGAGAAAGCACGCAGAAAAGCTGAAGAAAAGAGACAAGCTAGGTTAGAGAGGGAACTTTTGGAGGAGGAGGAGCGAAAGCAGAGGGAGGAGGTTGCAAGATTGGTGGAGGAACGTAGAAGACTAAGGGATGAGAAAATAGAGGCTGAAAAGGATCATGGCAAAACATCGCCACCTGTCCGGGAGAAAGATAGTAAGAAGGAAGCAGAAAAGAAGCGTCAGGAAAGAAGGAAAGACAGAGACAAAGACAAAGGGTCTAGTAAGAGCAATTCTGATGCAGAAGAGCTGGAAAAGAGAGCTGGTAAGGAGAGTGAGCGAAAGCGGGAATTGGACAAGAAGTTTGAGATTGATCGTCGGGAACATCAGAAATCTGGGATGGAAAATGTGAAAGGCCAGAGCATGGAAACTGGACATGGGATGAAAAATATTTCTGCCAACAGTTTTATCCGGGGAAATTCTGGGACTCGGTATCTGGATCGTATGAGGGGTACATTTTTGTCTTCTTCTAAAGCATTCACTGGTGGTAATCTTTTTGGAAAGGGTGCTAATACTCCTGCTACATTTACAAAAGAATATAAGTCTAACAGTTCTGTAGATCATGTTCATACTTTTCCTCATAAAAGAGATTCATTTCCACCTGATCGTGTAGCtgggaaactaagtacaaatGGAGATGATAAGAACATCTGTCGTCCT GTGCTTTCAGAACCACAACCTAGGCCAACACTTAAAAAATCATGGCAACAATTATTTACCCGTTCATCATCTGTTGCTCCATCATCAAATCCAAGTGTCATAAGCAGACCAAATACAAAGTTCCAAACAGAAGTTCAAAGCCCACAGTTATCCAGTCAAACATTATTGGCACGACCATATGATAATCCAATAAACTTTGGGCTGCCATCACCATTTACACTGTCTACTTATCCATATGATTCCACAATCACTAGTTTAGGTTTTCCACGTGCCATTGATCCAACCTTCCCTCGCATTGGAGAAGGGCCTCGTGAATTTATATGCGAAGAGCCGGAGCATTTTGAAGACCCATGTTATGAGCCTGATCCGATAGCCTTGATTGGGCCTGTTTCTGAGTCACTTAATAATTTTCAGAATGATCGGCATTGCTCTGCAACAGACAAGGGATTTGAAAACCCTCGTGGTTTAAAGAATCTATCTGCTTTGTCTGAAGTCAACAAGCCTTCTCCTATTGAGTCCCCAATGTCACGAGAAAAGCATAATAATTCTAATTGGTTTCCAAGTACCCCTAAGGCCCATGATATGCATAGTTTTGCTGTGGATGATGCTATTCCAAATGAGACAGGAACATGGCAAATGTGGAATTCTTCTCCTCTTGGTCAGGATGGTTTAGGTTTAGTAGGTGGGAATGCAAGCTGGCTTTTACCCCCAGAACGGAACAGATCAAACAAGGAAGATTTTGTGCATCCTTCTTCTCAGAAAAATATGGCTTCACTGTTTACAAATGAGGACCATGTCCTTTCTGGCACTCATTCTccacacaatatttttcttggtaATGGACAGAATGGTGTGCCATTCAACCCTGTTACTAGTTCGAGTGATAATGAGCCCTGGTTACATTCCGGAGGTTTTTTTCCACCATTGTCAGGAAGTGGAAATCATTTTGCTCCCAAGGCTCAAGAAGAAACCCAGAATGATTTGGTCTATGGCAGTCCTGGCTCTGGAGCTAATAATCCATTTGAGCCGTCTCCTGCCAATTGTTGGTCCAA AAAGGAATGGGCTGTGCAGGGTTCAGGGGAAGGTGTTGGAACGGCCACTGTTACAAGGCCCCATATTGGGGGTCTATTTCCTAACAAAGATGTACAGTCACTTTGGTGA
- the LOC126691095 gene encoding uncharacterized protein LOC126691095 yields MAPLLSLSVLGEELYLYLAVTPHAVSSALIRKEDKVQRPVYYTSKALRGVEGQYSQMEKLAFALIIASRKLRHYFQAHVINVMTDHPLKKAMNRLEVAGRLIQWAVELSKFDIRYQPRHAIKAQALTDFIAEFTPNYDDETKNNKRWVVHMDGSSTQHAGGIGVVLQSPEGDKLKHKVRLQYQTTNNEVEYEALLNELELAKSVEAKFILVLGDSQLIMGQVNGIYKAKEEWMRKYLNRVMRLMKKFEEAFVQIPREENVEADTIAKEASANESMDEFDEIQYMPSIDILEVQQVESIGNWMTPIVSYLKDRRLPEEKDEARMLRVRSARYVLMDEVLYKRGFSQPYLRCLALDEANYVLKEVHEGACGNHSRARSFVHKVVLAGYYWPICKLMLRHMSRSATNANGLAMSSGNHQSTSP; encoded by the coding sequence ATGGCTCCTTTGCTAAGTCTGTCTGTGTTGGGAGAAGAGTTGTATTTGTACTTGGCAGTCACCCCGCATGCCGTAAGTTCAGCATTGATAAGAAAAGAAGACAAAGTGCAAAGGCCCGTGTACTATACAAGTAAGGCATTGAGGGGAGTGGAAGGACAATATTCACAAATGGAAAAATTAGCCTTCGCATTGATAATAGCTTCCAGGAAGCTAaggcattatttccaagcacatgtcattaatgtcaTGACAGATCATCCGctcaagaaggcaatgaacagACTAGAAGTTGCAGGACGATTGATCCAATGGGCAGTCGAGCTCAGTAAGTTTGACATTAgatatcaaccaaggcatgccataaaagctcaagccctaACAGATTTCATTGCGGAGTTTACCCCAAATTATGATGATGAGacgaaaaacaataaaagatgGGTCGTCCATATGGATGGTTCGTCTACACAACACGCAGGAGGAATTGGTGTGGTTCTACAATCCCCGGAAGGAGATAAACTGAAACACAAAGTTCGTTTGCAGTACCAAACCACTAATAATGAAGTCGAGTATGAAGCCCTCCTCAACGAgctagaattggctaagtctGTGGAAGCCAAGTTCATACTCGTCTTGGGGGATTCTCAGTTGATTATGGGCCAAGTGAATGGGATATATAAGGCTAAGGAAGAATGGATGAGGAAGTACCTTAATAGGGTGATGCGCCTTATGAAAAAATTCGAGGAAGCcttcgttcaaatcccaagggaggagAACGTGGAAGCTGATACTATAGCGAAAGAAGCCTCAGCAAATGAATCCATGGACGAATTTGATGAGATTCAGTATATGCCAAGTATAGATATCCTAGAAGTACAACAGGTAGAGAGCATaggaaattggatgaccccgatTGTATCATACCTGAAAGACAGACGACTTCCAGAAGAGAAAGATGAGGCCAGGATGCTGAGGGTAAGATCGGCTAGGTACGTTCTTATGGACGAGGTGCTatacaaaagaggtttttcTCAGCCTTATCTTAGATGCTTGGCTCTGGATGAAGCGAACTACGTATTgaaagaagttcatgaaggagcGTGTGGCAATCACTCAAGAGCTAGGTCATTTGTCCACAAGGTCGTCCTTGCGGGGTACTATTGGCCAATATGCAAGCTGATGCTAAGGCATATGTCAAGGTCTGCGACCAATGCCAACGGTTTAGCAATGTCCTCAGGCAACCATCAGAGTACCTCACCTTGA